The stretch of DNA CTCTAGAAGTTACCATTAGGGTTATGTTACAAGTATTTCTATGGCACAGACTTGGCCGCAACTTTTGTTATCTGTTAATATTAACCATATTTTGGTTCCATATGTTGGCTTTTTGCTATGCCTTAACAGTTTCAAGGTATCCTGTAATTTTAACATCAAGTACATCAGTATTTGTTCCTTTGCTCTTTATTTGGTAGAGGTCTAATGTGGCAAATAGTCATGTGGATAACCTTATTACCTGTCTTCACCCATTTTGATCAGTCATAATGTATCCACACACATATTAATGCCTTTTGCTGTATAAGTCAATAATCAGCTAGCAGTCCATTCTACTACATTAATATGGTTTTTTGATACGTTAATATGGTTTTGTTGTACAGAAAATAATTCTTTTTCATGAGATAACTTGTGTTCGTAAAGCAAAGACAGTTGCAATCTTTCCTAATATGGTTTTTTGATACGTTAATATGGTTTTGTTGTACAGAAAATAATTCTTTTTCATGAGATAACTTGTGTTCGTAAAGCAAAGACAGTTGCAATCTTTCCTAATGCTATCGAAATCATTGCAGGAGGGAAAAAGGTGATAATTTGGCTTAGCCAGTTTTTCTCtctcattaattttttatatttgtgcATAGCCTTATGAGTTTGTCCTTTAGTTTTTGTTTGTGCTATTAAATTTTGTTGGTTACCCAAAGCCCAGAAGCAGTGGCCACtttggtttttgtttttgttgttattTCCTGTAAAGTTTCTTGTTTATTGAATTCTTAACTGGCAGTACTTCTTTGGATCTTTCTTGTCCCGGGATGATGCATATCGGCTAATTATTGATGGCTGGGTGCAATATGGTGGAGGCACAAAAGCTTTCCAGGATTCTCAGGTCAGCATTTTATTTTCTGATTTATTGATTGTATTTATTATGCTCATTGAAATTTTGGTTAATACTTCCAAAGCAATATACCctagttttttttattatgacaagttGCCTCATTTTTATTAAATAGTAGTATCAAATTTGGCAATGTTTGATGGCTTCAGCACAATTTTatgctatacatatatatacatatacatatctatatatatatttatatatacatatacatacatacatacatatatatatacatgtatatgtatacatatatatatatgtatatatacatatatatatatacatatatatgtatatatacatatacatatatatatatatatgtatatatacatatatatatatacatatatatgtatatatacatatacatatatacatatatatacatatacatatatacatatactatatatatacatatacatatatatatatatacatatatatacatatacatatatatatatatacatatatatacatatacatatatatatatacatatatatatatacatatatatatatacatatatatatacatatatatatatatacatatatatatgtatatatatacatatatatacatatatatatgtatatatatacatatatgtatatatatatatgtatatatgtatatatatatgtatatatatatatatatatgtatatatatatatatatgtatatatgtatatatatatgtatatatatatgtatatatatatgtatatatatatgtatatatatatgtatatatatatgtatatatatatatatatatatatatatatatatatatatatatatatatatatatatataggaagcattgattttattattttcttgacCTGACTTGAAGACTAGCATAGATGTCATTTGCAGCCAGATTTGTCCCCTCCAAGTTTGAATTTAGATATCCAATTGAGTTTCCATTTTTCTGTGGGGGTGGGCACAGCTTCCTTGAGGAATTTTATTGAGGAATTTTACATGGATTGAGTTGCCAGTACACATTGTATGGTATGTCTGAAAGCATGATAAGGCAGATAGGTGCATGCGTCCATACCTTGTTTATGTCCGTGCCCCCTGTGCCAGTTCATTATGTTTGGGATGAAGCAATATGCATTTGATTCTGATGTTGGTTTAATACATGTGCTGCATGATTTACACTTCTGGTACAGTATTTATGGATTGCGTTGGCATCTGATCTTCTGGGTATGGTGCATTTTAGTTTAATACTTTGCAATCTTAAACTTAAACTTTGTATATCTCTCAAGtcaattctttttctttatatGAGATATATACTGCTTCAAATTTTAGACCTGAGATTTGCAGGATATTGTACCATGCAAGTCTTGGTTCTCTTTGAACTGTTAGAATGTGCTCTTAGGTTTTAACTTGATCAGGAAGTTCTGATGTATAGATAATCTTGACAAGTTCATTGATTGTTAAATCAAGGAAGTTCTAAAGATATAGGTGTAATTTCTAAAATTTCTCATTAGATGTGAAATTCAGGATTAGCTTATCAATTGGCACAAGGCTTTGTCTATGTGTACTATTCCAGTTTGTTGTGGATCTTGGCTGACACTTGAAGTCCACAAGAGAGTCATGAAAGTTATGTATGCACGTTGCCACTTAACTTTCTCCCCTGTCATCACTTAAAtgttaaaaataaaaactttGTGACACACTTATAGCATTGCAACATTCATCAATTTGtgttgtttcttttttctttgacaTTTTGAGTGGAGAGAGCAAACCACTTGGGTGATAGGAAGCTTTTATGTTTTGATTGGCTTACATTATGTCAATGATAGTGAAAATTCCTTGATCTGTAGCAGAGAAGGCATTTATGTGCTTGGAATCCTGTTGCTTCCCTTCATTTCTTGTGTAAATCAAGAAAGCATGACTTGGGCAAAGAACTAATGTACCAATTAAATTTACTTGGAGCATGAAAGAGTTGACAATGGAAACAAATTTAATTAGGCGTAATGCATGAAGATTTTCCTAATAGAGTTGTGGTTCAAGACACGTGTAAATCAGAGGCCTGGCACTTGCCATTTTATCTTTTACATTATTCTGGAACTATAATTGTGTTGCATATCACAAGAGTTGTGGTTCAAGACACTTTCACATCATGCCAGTTCTTGGATTTTTGTAATAAGTAATAACTATAAAAAATCATACTTTTCCATTTGATggaagttgagattacaacttccaTACCTTTGGTACGCGTTGGTACCATTGGTTCGAGAACAGTATGTACCGGTAGGACATAGCAGTTCAAGACTAGTATGCACTGGTTGGTACTAGTGTACCATATGCTTGTATGCCAATACATATCGATTTTTGGAAAGAAGACTGCAAAATGGTCAGAGATTCATAGAAAACTCTTTTTTTAGGGTTTTCTTATCCTAATTTAATGgtaatttttgtttttaaataAGAATAGAGTGTATATGAGGCATAAATAGataagaatttattttttatccaatTCAATAGCTTGATTATCGTTTATTGTTGATTATGAACAATCACAATTGATAGTGCGATAAAGAGTGAGAATGAAATAGCAAATGAAAGTGAGTGAGAATGAGTGAGGGAGGAGGATTTAAAGCCCCAAAAGAGCCCAACGGTTAATTTGATTGTTGGGGTCAAACTTGACCCAATTTGGATCAGTATCGGTCAAATTCTGACTGATACCAACCTGTATCGGTCAATACAGCATGAGTTTTGACTATATTGGCTGATACATTACCTGCACCAACCATTGTGTACTGCTTGAAACAGGTTGGTTTGTGTGCCGGTCAACTGGCGGAGTAGTACTTACCCTCCGTTTTGTATTGTTACAGGTGCGTCAAACAATAATTACAACCATAGTTAATTTCACTTTCATCACTTTCAAACAGTTGCATCTTAGGTTAAATGCAGAACCCGAGATTAAATATATGACTGATTTCCTCTAATTATAGTTGCAAGTTCTTTTTGTACCATGATTATTTAGTTTTATTGTATAAGTCCTTGAAAGCTTTTCTACAGATAAATGTCATTACAGAAATCTTATGTATTAATAAATTCTTTAATTTGTGAATCAACTATGCATTATTTTCTGTTCCACTCAGGATTCAAGATTGGAGGCCAGCAGTCAAAACTATTCCTTTATCTTTGAGAAATTGAATGGATGTAAAGCATCGGCAGATGACTCATCATTTTTAAACAGGTAATGATTGTGAATATTAACTGAGTTTGTCTAGTATCTTCCATACAGTtatttaatactttttttttttgccagaACTAAGGATACCATTGTTCTTCAAGAATCTAAATCTTTGCCTAATGGTAAAGTTGACAGCGATATCTCCATAAAGCTTTTAGAAGTCCAGGAGAATAAGGATGAAGGAAATGCTAACCAGCCATCATCTCAAAATCCTTTTACATGGACCATCGAGGACATTGATGCTCCTAAAGGTTACTTATTCATTATATATTAACACCTTAAGGTTTTACTTCACGTAATAGTTGCCTTTTGAAGGAATGAATGTCCTGTGGCTTTGAGTTTCTGAAAGCATGATTCTGTTATATTTCTTCTGCATATTCATCTTCCTTTGCTTTCACCCTTTAAATTTTGCTTGTTCTGCACTGCAGTGCCTGAACATTTTGTAATGCTTGCTGAGTCCAATTTTCCGGTAATGAAGGAATCAATTGCATCAACACCCTAGTTTGTTCATGCTTCAGTGGATTTCTTTTATTGACTTACCAAGTTTATGGATATAGCTCCTTGTGGAGGATTTCTTTGGTCTATTTGTTTGTGATCGTGCTGCTGACTTTTTGAAAGATTTTCACACAAGATGTGGTGACAAGGGTAAATTTATTTTATTGACAGATCTTCTATTTTGTTGCTCTGTTTCATATTAGAGGTTGTAGTTAATCATATAGTTATTTCATATTTTTGTGCATCAGATTTCCATTGCACTTCCTGGCATAGGCATGAACAGTTTGGACACACCCGTAACGTTTCATTTCTACATCCCATCAAAGTATATCTTGGTATAGTGCAACAGTTCCTCTTTCACATGAGCATACGTATAGGGCTGTTCTGTGCATTTTGTTTACATCTGCCTTTAAATAATCTGTCATAATTCCTTTTAGTTGTCTTTAAGGTGCTAAATTTGGACATTGTCAGGAGGTCCAGAAATTTCGTGTGTACAGAAACAGGTAGCACATACTCTTTTCTTTTGCATCTGTTTTCTAATTATTGTAATAGATGTTAatatcaatttttaaggcacaaGCATTTTTTTGTTGCTTGTGATTTTGTTGCTTGTGATATCTGCTGTAGAGCACAGTTTAATATCAATTTTAAGATTGAGGAATTGGTCTGCAAATATGCTGGTGGCCATGTTGCACTATGCTATGTTTTGTATTGCAACTTGGTCATATGTTAGAATTTATTGCTGAAACCATTGAATTATGCTGATGAATTTCATTCCTTTGTTTTATTTTAATCTTTGTAGTAATCTATTAGTTTTGTTTTTTTGAAAATGTAATAAGTTGCCTCAATGAAAACATTTTATATCTCTGTACACTACATGCCAAAATTGTCTAAGAAAAAGGAAGTGAAACCAAAATGGAGGAACACATAGAATATATGCTTTATTGAAAATCTACCCAAGATAGAAAGTAATGCCGtttaagaaaaaataagtttTTCCCTTGCAGTTTGTTTGAAGGGGTTATAGTTGCAAACAATAAAGAGAATGATGGTTGAAACTAAAATTAATAAAAGAAAGTTATGCTGATGATGTTGTGAATCTATCATGCAGTAGGAGATGTGAAGTGTGAGGCCTTCATTCTGGTTGGAGACTGTTGCATAGTTTCAAAGGAGATTTAAGTATTTAGTTGGGTCAAGAAACCAGAACAAGGATGCAAAATCtctttattaaatataatttcatGGAAAAGTAGAATTTTAACTAAGACTAGAATGTGGGAAGAAGAAAATATTGATTAATATCATATTCATTCTGGCTTTAGTAATCAATTATAGAGATGACAGACCCATGTCTCCCATCTCACATGTGGATAACAAACTTACCCCATGGGAGGAAGAATctctttttattaatataaacttTAATTGTATCATTCTTAAATAAACCCCTTAAGtacaagaagaaaatagaaaagttaaaatggaAATGGAACACTCAAGAAAATCCTATTTATTAAAACAAGGTCAATCAATCACTCATTTTATTTCTATGAGGAATGTTACTTCCAGATTTATTTGGAAGAAAATATTCGTTATGTACATGATTCTTGACTGGAACCGACTTCCTTTGAGTAATATCATTATTTCTTGTTTGCTTTTTGATTGGAACCGATTTCCTTTCTTGGTGAATCTTCAGACAAgcacatttttttattttttcttccattttgattttttttttttgcctctttTTGGACAATCTTGGCAGAGTGTACAGACTCATAAATGTTACCATGTGGTAATTtattatgtttaaaaaaaatgtcaaattaataaaataatctaaaaattaaattaacacaaaatgaatttTGCATCAcaccttttcttcctttttctataACTTGGACTCTTGACATGAGTGATGTGCACATGTTATGGTAGTTTAgtatttgatatttataattgAGTGCAAAACTATGTGACTTTAGTTAAAACCAGTCTGAAAGGATAAAGCTATATACGTTTTTGGGGCTTTGTCTAATAATCTTTGTTGCAGGTAGTCAACATCAGGCCCACTAtggtttttcttttatttaattgAAACTGATGAATTCTAGATGCAACTTTGcaggttttatttttgatgttctTTGGTCTAATTTTATATGTAGGTGAGAGATTAGGTGACTAAGAAGCATGAAAAGTATCAAAGAAAAAGTGTAACATTTTAATtgtattataataatttactttACCATGAAAAGCTAGCTGCCCTAGTCGTGCAATTTTGTAAGTAGTGTAACTATGCTGATTACAGTTATAGTCCATGTTATTAATATGCTAATCCTAACTTCCTCCTTAAGCTTTCTTTAAGAAAATTGTGCTTTATAGGTTTTCTTGAACTGGTGATCTTTTGTTTTTGCAACAGCCATTTGGTGATCCAAACATCACAGAATATTCAAGATGTGCCGTATGGTGATTACTTTGAGGTTGAGGTGATGTCAATAGCTCATCATTTCGATACTTGTGACTTTTGAAAAAATTGCTTTTTGTTTTCAGCAAACAAGTGATGTCAATCatgcatttgctttgtttatgctTTCAAGACCAAGCAGTCATAGAGATAGGTTAGTTGGGTTTGAGGACCATAAGCAGCAGTACCTACCTATATGTTTCTGCTAACTTAGTTTTCTTAATGTATAAATTGACCATGGTTTTAAACAATGGCACCTACATATTGTCAGAATACGGTACTGGTATATACCAGACTGTATGCCTGCATATATTGCACAGTACTGTTGGcaagaataataaaaaatgagTACCAACCTTCCTTAGTTGGGATTGCTTAAGGCGTGCAGCACCCAACCTTCCTTAGTTCACAAGGGTTAGCCTAGACCTTAATTTCGTGCAATCCACAAAGGACCTACACAAAGAAGAAAAGGTTAGAAATATGAATGTGTGAGAGATAACCGAGATGTTACTATCGTGCACAAAAAGGATAAGATAACTGAGATCATAAACAACACAAAGCAAACAACTTTTATTTGGCACCAAAGGATGTCAAAAACGGGCTAAACGATTGCACATAAAGGGGGCTCGAAGACAGCCTAATGTTCATCGAGCACTTTCattaaatagaaagagagcacacTAAAAACATTGCACCACCCCTTAAACATATAACCAAGGCCCCATTCTGCCCGGTGCCCTGAGATGTTGAGACAATTGATGTTTTGCACCACAAGGTTGTCAATCAGAAATTAACCCATGGCACGTGAAAACGGGGTTGTTTTCGCAATTTTACCCTATATGGCCAAACAGTCGGAAACATTTTTGAGTTGTACAAGACAAAAATAGAAAATGAAAACACAGACAACAAATCAAAATGGGGCTGACGGTAGTACTTTCTGTCCCATACATGCAAAAACACTCAAAAACACTGAAGAACAATGGGAAACAAGATCCAAAAAGCATCATAGACACACATTGAACACCTTGACTGCATTGCTTCATGACAGACTGGTACAAAATCATACCACCTGGTGTTGTCCTTAGTTGGCCTTGTAAGTACCTGTCAGTACCTGCTGAACTGACCAGTATTTGAAACCATGAGTTTGATTACCATATTTTAACCCAAAGGATCAATGTCTATTTCTATTGTGGTTCTGCCCTTTTAACTATTGATGTCGATAGTTCCAGGTAAGGGTTTGGATGCTTAAAACTAGAAATTCTGAAAAGATATGAACTGCTATAGAAGTAATAAGTTGATTATAGTTTTTATCCTGTGTATTATCTTGGAGTCAGACAAATTTTacattcttttttatttcttatacgATAAATCTGCTAGCAAGCACAAAAAAACAACATAGAAATACTTAAGGTAAATAAAATGAACCCCATATCCTTATTAGTTCTCATTCTAAATTGTATCCTCAGTTTATGAAATTAATTTGTTTAAGTTACAACTCcatgcggagaaacacatttccttGGAGCATAAAAGATTTATTGAGGGAGGAAACATATAACTGTTAGCCTTTGACATGTTATACCTTTATGTATAAGTGTTTCTTTGGTCCAAAAGTTTCAAATGTCAAAGCAGAATGTCACTGGAGTACGATCAACCTTGGAATCTGAGGTGCTTTTTAAGATATATGTAGTATCTACATTCACTTTTTGACCTTTTAGCTGCTTGGTTCAAGTCAAAAACCCTCAATAATAAAGGTTGCCATAAAGCAAAACTGATGGatctttttatccttcattttGTTGATTTATTCATCTACTACATGAGCTAAACTTTGGAGACAATGCAATTTTCCCTACTTGTCATCTCCCATCTTCTCCTCAGGTAAATTTATTTGGATAGTAGTACAGACAGATATCTATATTATTAGAGTAACAAATTGTTACAAGTTGTAACATTTATCAACAAGGGCACTGGTGCAAATAAATATGGTTTTAGATATGTGTAGCTAAATTATTTCTTTTAAGGTATATGttgcaaaaaatatttttcacttagAAATTGTTACAATATACCTGGCCATATCGAGAATGGAATGAGATACCTATGGTTTAATCTAGAGATTGATACTGAAACTACTATAATTTTTGAAATCTCAAAATTGCTGATGTTACTGTTTATGTTTTAGCCAACACTTTGGGTCTAAATGTTGCTAGCTTGTTTGAAAAGAAGTGTTGAATCCATTGAGGATTGTCATGTTAATTGGTATTTCAAGCCATTCTATGCTGGATTGTTAGGAGACCTGCTATGTTAGAAATGTGTCTGCATACATACATGCCTCAGTACTACAAAATGGCAGTAATTTCCTTCTATAGAACATGAGTTCAAAAATCACACTACTGATCACCACTGACTTATTTGTATTGGCCTGGTACTAGTATACTAGTCTGCCAATCCTGCTAGTCAGTACCAACATACCAATACAATTTATCTTTATTTGTCTATTGAGGTATTTTTTACATACTGATCAATATGTTCCAGTTTGATGAGATTCCTGCTTGGGTACCAGTACTGCATTTAAAACTTTGCTTTAGTATTATTTAAAATGGCTAAAACTATGAGAGGAAAATCGAACAAGCTTACTAAGGTTTCCAAAATGGGTTGTAAAAGGAGAGGAACTGATGAAATGGCTTGAGGAATGGAGGAAACAGGTTGGACACACAGTTGGTGTCTGCATTATATGGATATCGGTTCGTACCCTCTGTTCATATAACATTTCCTAGGCTACTATTACTTACATGATTATGCAGATGCCAGCGCACGCTTGAGTGACACGTTAGTAACTTTGCCAAATCATATTTACTGTTATATGTACTGGATTTTCATCTCTTGTACAATCATCGCTTTGACACGTTATCAACTGAACTGATGTACGATAAACTGAAATCTAATCTAAAAACTGTGTCAAATGAAAGAGTGAGGATTGTTTTTGGTCTTTTGCATTCTTTTAATCAGGAGTATAGCTGCAGTTGGCTCATTCTTTTAGCACTCACTTGTATCACTCTGCCCAAGTATAGGAACATATTAGTGATTGATTACTGGGATACAATCCAGCCTGCAGGCTGGTAGATTTAAGTAAATCATTAGCATTTCTTCTGTTTTCCTGCCTTTGATATCAGAGTTCTGTTGCCCTGTGACATTCtttcttgttgatttttttctcatattaaaaTAATACTTTTGAAGGTCATACAGGAAGTGGCAGCTGATAGCTGAATGTCTAATTCTATCTCTTCACGTGGCATTGTTTTTATTTTAAACCAGTACCAATTAATATGTATTTATCTTGTGTGTACAGGGATTCTGGGATGTGGTCCAAGATAATAATGAAGAAAATAGCTGCACCGTGAAAGTATATTCTAATGTTGCATTTTTAAAAAAGACAATTTTCAAGGGTATGATTGAAaaagtatttctatttttttgTCGTTGAGAAGCTCTATTCTGTTGGACCACATTCAGATATCATGGGTTTGTTTGCTggttcattttttttataaaggaTATAGTTGATATAGAACAATAGCTTAAAGTTAAATATGAGCATTATTATCATTGTATTGGATAGTTGTTAATTTCACATCAGAATAACTTACCTCATCATCAAGCGGACTGAAATGTGCCAAAGAGCTTGTGCGACCAGTATATATCTTTGCAACATCATCCTTTTAATTCTTATAGAATGGTGTTTTATCATGCATAGAAATCCTTTCTGAAACTTGCGTTGGAGGGGGTAGTCTTGGAATTTTAAGGCTGGCCATATTGCATGAATCGAACATATAATCCTCTCGCATTTGAGGTGCAGCCTTATTGGTTGTTCTAGTTATAGATATCAAGGCATCTCAATTCTCTGACCTTAtggaatttataattttgcagctACTGATGCTCATCTTCATATACATGACATCTGCTTCCGTTCCACTATGTTTTTCTATTCCATTTCTTGTAGACACATACCTGCTGCTTGTTACCACCATGTTCTCCTTTTCCATTTCTTGGCTCTAATGTGCTTATTTCTGGTAATGATTGAACCTGAAATTTGTTGATGACAGATTTGTAGCTTTTTGTGTGTCATTATATGGATTAATTGCCTCTTTTATTTATTGTTTGAAGTTTTAAGCATTGAATTGTTgtcttaataaattaattttcagtTATGCAATTTCAGATTAATGTGGTCGTTGACTGAACTGAGGGATTTTAATGTTAGCCTATTGTAATTAATTTAGTGAAACATATTAGTTGTTACTTTTGATGTTTGAGTATTATTTTCTAGGGAAAATAGAACAATCAACTATGGAGGAGTGTCGAGAAGTTTATGCTACTTGGATGAACATTGTAAGTTTTTATTGGTGAAAAATCCATCTCAAGTTTTCCATGCTAGAATATGGAAGGAAAGAGCTAATCTTGAATATTTACATGTTCTAGGCTCGTGAAATATTGAAGGAAAAGAACATGGAACGATTGAAAGGTTTGTGTTCTGAAGTGGTGAACACAAAAAATGTATTTAAAAAGACTATTCTTAGGCCATTTAATGATTATCTTTTGTGATAATAACAGGAATTTCTGAGCCGAACACATGCATTGTTCAAGATAATGACATCAAATTTGAGAATCCATCAAAGCTTGAAGGGTCAATAGCAAATTCAACATTAAAGTCTACAGATATTATAAGGAACATCCATGAGACTATAAACTGTAACTCAGGGATTGACGATCATATGAAAGACAagtctgaaagatttccactgctgaCATCTATATTTAAAGAATCGTGGGCAACCTTCATTTCATGTATCAAGATGCAAAATCAGTTGGCTTTGGTTTTAGCCGTGGCATTTATTGTTTTTATCTTGATGCAGGCAAGTTCTTTACCTTCTGTCATGGTTTTTATGCACTGCAGGCAGGTAGCTGCTTTTTGGCTATGTGATGCTTTGTCGTCATTTAGTGACACTATTTTCCAATGTTTCACCAGAAATTAATGCTGTTTGATTTTCTATGAGGGATggactaataatcttcttgtgcaATTTGATTTTCCATTTATTAGTATCTTTTGCTATGTCGTTAAAAGCCTGCAGAGGTATAGAATTTGACATGGAAGCTAAAATGCCTTGTGCTGACCTTGTTAATTGAGTTAATTTTGGTTAACAGATCACAAAATGCAGACTAAGTTATTCTTTTAGTTCAGTTAGTTGTGTCAACATGTTTACAGTTCATACAAGATCAATACTGTCCTGCTAGCATCATGCCAGGTTAGTGGGTCGTATCAACAATTGCCATCCTTGATTGCTTGAAGCACCATTTTGAGTAAAGATTGTTGTACAGTCTGTTTCCTTGAAACTTTGTGAACTTCCATTTGGTCAAATTATTGAGTGTTGCTTTTCATATGAATAGTTAAGTAGATCTTTTTCAGAAAACTTTTGCAGAATCTCTTGATTAAACATCAATGGAACTGGGAACTGGGTGGTATTATGGGACATTGATTTTAGATTCTTTGGAAGAAATTGATATTGAAGGCGTGTGGTTCTGTTTTCTGAGATTTTTATATTCTTAGAATGATTTTGTCCATCATGTAATTAGGTAATGCTTGTTTATTTGGAATATGACATAATATTGGTTATTATGCAATTGAATGTGTTCCCCAGTCTGCAAATCTTGTGATCTTGCAGAATTGACTCTTTGGTTACTTGCAGTTAAGCATCATTCTTCTTCTAACTAGAGTTCCTGAAGTCAATCTGGTTACCCATGGAAACTATGTAAGAGATGTTGGTATCGATCATGTGGAGAACATAGAGTGGTTGGAGAAGCGCTTCAACTACCTAAAGGAAGAAATGATTACGGTAGAATCTCGATTGGAGAGGATGCGTCAAGAATACACACTATTGAAGTCtcatcttcaaagtcttgagcaaTTAAAGGCAAAGTCATGACTACAAAATAGATATCATGGAGCCGCATATGAACAGAA from Musa acuminata AAA Group cultivar baxijiao chromosome BXJ2-11, Cavendish_Baxijiao_AAA, whole genome shotgun sequence encodes:
- the LOC135626762 gene encoding protein VASCULAR ASSOCIATED DEATH 1, chloroplastic-like isoform X1, producing MAAAQPENSEAPSSSPSPRVAKPNGNATTEISSVHDGEPSDRKEVDALTQALSTRSEEYRLLFRLPPDEVLLQDFNCALQENIFLQGHMYLFTHHICFYSNIFGFETKKIILFHEITCVRKAKTVAIFPNAIEIIAGGKKYFFGSFLSRDDAYRLIIDGWVQYGGGTKAFQDSQDSRLEASSQNYSFIFEKLNGCKASADDSSFLNRTKDTIVLQESKSLPNGKVDSDISIKLLEVQENKDEGNANQPSSQNPFTWTIEDIDAPKVPEHFVMLAESNFPLLVEDFFGLFVCDRAADFLKDFHTRCGDKDFHCTSWHRHEQFGHTRNVSFLHPIKVYLGAKFGHCQEVQKFRVYRNSHLVIQTSQNIQDVPYGDYFEVEGFWDVVQDNNEENSCTVKVYSNVAFLKKTIFKGKIEQSTMEECREVYATWMNIAREILKEKNMERLKGISEPNTCIVQDNDIKFENPSKLEGSIANSTLKSTDIIRNIHETINCNSGIDDHMKDKSERFPLLTSIFKESWATFISCIKMQNQLALVLAVAFIVFILMQLSIILLLTRVPEVNLVTHGNYVRDVGIDHVENIEWLEKRFNYLKEEMITVESRLERMRQEYTLLKSHLQSLEQLKAKS
- the LOC135626762 gene encoding protein VASCULAR ASSOCIATED DEATH 1, chloroplastic-like isoform X3 yields the protein MDCCLRQSVVFLPFEGLLSRGSLVRVLLQDFNCALQENIFLQGHMYLFTHHICFYSNIFGFETKKIILFHEITCVRKAKTVAIFPNAIEIIAGGKKYFFGSFLSRDDAYRLIIDGWVQYGGGTKAFQDSQDSRLEASSQNYSFIFEKLNGCKASADDSSFLNRTKDTIVLQESKSLPNGKVDSDISIKLLEVQENKDEGNANQPSSQNPFTWTIEDIDAPKVPEHFVMLAESNFPLLVEDFFGLFVCDRAADFLKDFHTRCGDKDFHCTSWHRHEQFGHTRNVSFLHPIKVYLGAKFGHCQEVQKFRVYRNSHLVIQTSQNIQDVPYGDYFEVEGFWDVVQDNNEENSCTVKVYSNVAFLKKTIFKGKIEQSTMEECREVYATWMNIAREILKEKNMERLKGISEPNTCIVQDNDIKFENPSKLEGSIANSTLKSTDIIRNIHETINCNSGIDDHMKDKSERFPLLTSIFKESWATFISCIKMQNQLALVLAVAFIVFILMQLSIILLLTRVPEVNLVTHGNYVRDVGIDHVENIEWLEKRFNYLKEEMITVESRLERMRQEYTLLKSHLQSLEQLKAKS
- the LOC135626762 gene encoding protein VASCULAR ASSOCIATED DEATH 1, chloroplastic-like isoform X4, with the translated sequence MYLFTHHICFYSNIFGFETKKIILFHEITCVRKAKTVAIFPNAIEIIAGGKKYFFGSFLSRDDAYRLIIDGWVQYGGGTKAFQDSQDSRLEASSQNYSFIFEKLNGCKASADDSSFLNRTKDTIVLQESKSLPNGKVDSDISIKLLEVQENKDEGNANQPSSQNPFTWTIEDIDAPKVPEHFVMLAESNFPLLVEDFFGLFVCDRAADFLKDFHTRCGDKDFHCTSWHRHEQFGHTRNVSFLHPIKVYLGAKFGHCQEVQKFRVYRNSHLVIQTSQNIQDVPYGDYFEVEGFWDVVQDNNEENSCTVKVYSNVAFLKKTIFKGKIEQSTMEECREVYATWMNIAREILKEKNMERLKGISEPNTCIVQDNDIKFENPSKLEGSIANSTLKSTDIIRNIHETINCNSGIDDHMKDKSERFPLLTSIFKESWATFISCIKMQNQLALVLAVAFIVFILMQLSIILLLTRVPEVNLVTHGNYVRDVGIDHVENIEWLEKRFNYLKEEMITVESRLERMRQEYTLLKSHLQSLEQLKAKS
- the LOC135626762 gene encoding protein VASCULAR ASSOCIATED DEATH 1, chloroplastic-like isoform X2, with the translated sequence MAAAQPENSEAPSSSPSPRVAKPNGNATTEISSVHDGEPSDRKEVDALVLLQDFNCALQENIFLQGHMYLFTHHICFYSNIFGFETKKIILFHEITCVRKAKTVAIFPNAIEIIAGGKKYFFGSFLSRDDAYRLIIDGWVQYGGGTKAFQDSQDSRLEASSQNYSFIFEKLNGCKASADDSSFLNRTKDTIVLQESKSLPNGKVDSDISIKLLEVQENKDEGNANQPSSQNPFTWTIEDIDAPKVPEHFVMLAESNFPLLVEDFFGLFVCDRAADFLKDFHTRCGDKDFHCTSWHRHEQFGHTRNVSFLHPIKVYLGAKFGHCQEVQKFRVYRNSHLVIQTSQNIQDVPYGDYFEVEGFWDVVQDNNEENSCTVKVYSNVAFLKKTIFKGKIEQSTMEECREVYATWMNIAREILKEKNMERLKGISEPNTCIVQDNDIKFENPSKLEGSIANSTLKSTDIIRNIHETINCNSGIDDHMKDKSERFPLLTSIFKESWATFISCIKMQNQLALVLAVAFIVFILMQLSIILLLTRVPEVNLVTHGNYVRDVGIDHVENIEWLEKRFNYLKEEMITVESRLERMRQEYTLLKSHLQSLEQLKAKS